The sequence agagagagagagggaggggagagatagagagagagagggggagagacagagggagagggggagagacagagagagagagacagagagagagagagagggagagacagagagagagagggagagagagagagacagagagagagagggagagggggagagacagagagagagagagagggggagagacagagagcgagagagagacagagagagagacagagagagagagacagagagagagacagaaagagagacagagagagagagacagagagagagagggagagacagagagagattgagagagggagagagagagagacagagagagagagggagagggggagagacagagagagagagagagggggagagacagagagcgagagagagacagagagagagacagagagagagagacagagagagagacagaaagagagacagagagagacagagagagagagagagacagagagagagagagggagagggggagagacagagagagagagacagagagagagagagacagagagagagagagagagggagagggggagagacagagagagagagagagaaagacagagagagagagagagagagagagagagagagagagagggggagagacagagagagagagagagggagagagacagagagagagagagggagagggggagagacagagagagagagagagacagagagagagggggagagacagagagagagagacagagagagagggggagagacagagagagagagagagaggggggagagacagagagagagagagagacagagagagagacagagagagagagacagagagagagacagagagagagacagagagagacagagagagagacagagagagagagagagagagagggagaggtggagagacagagagagagagacagagagacagagagagagagagagagggagagggggagagacagagagagacagacagagagagagagacagagagagagagagagagagagagagagagagagagggggagagacagagagacagagagagagagggagagggggagagacagagagagagagagagggggagagatagagagagagagggggagagacagagagagagagagagagggagagggggagagacagagagagagagacagagagagagagagagggagagacagagagagagagagagagggagagagagagagacagagagagagagggagagggggagagacagagagagagagagagggggagagatagagagagagggagagagagagagaggattcaaacatttttcttcctaattaatttgaaaaataatctttgttGTGAAACTCTGAGAGTCTCTCTTAAAATCAGACATCGTTTGTTAGTAATGAGTCTCAGAGGGCCTgatggaccaatcagaagaacCCGTCACATCGTCGTCTCCTCGTCGTCTCCTCGTCTCGTCGCCTCGACGTCTCGTCTCCTTGTCTCTTTAAGCTCTTTAAAATCtacaaacaacttttaaaagatgaaatCCGGACCTCTTTCTGGCTCTTCTATTTGTAGCACAGTTTGTTCTGTTAAGAAACTGGTCTGAAGGGGTTAAACTGTTCTGTGTGTTAATGAAGCCGTGGTGATAACATGAAGAGTCTGGAGTTCCCCGATGGCCGACAAAGCTCAGAGGAGCTTATTAAGATCTCAGCTGAAGACGAGCGACACTCGATGCGAAGTGAAGCAAACGACAAACAGATACAGAGACCAGAGGGATCTGTTCAGACCAGGTCCTGAGGTGGACTCAGTCTGTGAATCAGAGCTTTTCAGCAGAGGGTCAGCTTATtcaaactcaaacaggaagttatcTGTGAGGGGGCGGAGacaacaaatgaataaaaagtgtgtgaatctaaagatgaagagaaatcaTGGAGTGAgagatttcagaatcagaatcagaatcagaatcaggtttattttaagtacatttacacataaaggaatttgacttggtgtattggtgctaaacaattaacaaggaaataaagcagaactagaaacaacttaaataatacagaataagaagatattaccatatataaaatagaatttaaaaatgttaaatataaaattaaaaaaacacaaaatgtacaaaaggtgaaatgtaggagctgtgcagtggactatgagaaaaacatcttagtgtgtgtaacacATTTCATTCATCTGAACACTTTTGAAGACTTTTTTCATCAGTCACACCAACCAGCTGACATTCAGCTGCAACCTGCAGTTTCTGTTTCAAACTGTaatctttgtatttattatgtCATTGATGTTGTGCAACCTCTAATTTTAGTAACAATGACCTGAATAGTCTGCAGCACAGTTTTAGTCCTGAATAATGAAAAGTAGAAACACCGGGTTGATTGTTTGGAAGCGGGTCGGGTTGAAACCGTCACTGACCTCCTGATCATCACTATGATCCCTCCTGCCAGCTGAACCTGttgaagaataataataataataataataatgataataataataataataataatgataataataataataataataataataatgataataataataataataataataataataataatgataataataataataatgatgatgatgataataatattaataataataataataatgataatgataataataataataatgataataataataataataatgatgataataatattaataataataataagtgacTCTTCATGGGATCATCATTCACTGAACATCACTTGAGACTTGAACGATCTTAAAGTCGTGAGGGAAATGTTTACTGATCGTTAAAGAGGAACAGTCGGCTCATTATCTCACAGATCTTGTTTTTGTAAgcagtcgccccctgctggtcactACATgaagttctctttttttctattatgtTCCTCCTTGTGATCTAACTCTCTCTCAGGTGATGCAGCACCCGACGGAGGGCGGTCAggttcttcctctctgcagcaACCAGAAGGACCTGCTGGGGAAGGTGGCCGAGATCTGGATCTTCTCCTTATCCAGTCAGCCCATCGACCACGAGGAGGCGGCGCTGCAGGGGGGACAGAAGATCAAGTGCTCCGGTACGCTCCGACTCTCTGAGGCTCAGACAGCGTGATGTGATTAAAGTTATCGTCTAGATCAGTGAGGAGCAgatgtgacatcacagcatcACAGGGGCTCAAAGGAAACCCGCTGGTTTAGACCATGTTATCTAGTGTGACTGAGTCTGGATCCAGATCTGGATGAATTTGACCCAGATGAAGGTTTTGCTGGATGAGTTCAGCAGAGCGGGTTCAGAGGGTTCTGAGGGTTCTGAGGGTTCTGAGGGTCCACAGGGTCCAGAGGGTCCAGAGGGTCCAGAGGGTTCAGAGGGTCCAGAGGGTTCTGAGGGTTCTGAGGGTCCACATGGTCCAGAGGGTTCAGAGGGTTCATTGGGTCCAGAGGGTTCTGAGGGTTCTGAGGGTCCACATGGTCCAGAGGGTCCAGAGGGTCCAGAGGGTTCTGAGGGTTCTGAGGGTCCACATGGTCTAGAGGGTTCTGAGGGTCCAGAGGGTTCAGAGGGTTCAGAGGGTCCAGAGGGTTCAGAGGGTTCAGAGGGTCCACAGGGTCCAGAGGGTCCAGAGGGTTCAGAGGGTTCAGAAGGTTCAGAGGGTTCAGAGGGTCCAGAGGGTCCAGAGGGTTCAGAGGGTTCAGAGGGTCCAGAGGGTCCAGAGGGTTCAGAGGGTCCAGAGGGTTCAGAAGGTTGAGAGGGTTCAGAGGGTTCAGAGGGTCCAGAGGGTCCAGAGGGTTCAGAGGGTCCAGAGGGTCCAGAAGGTTCAGAGGGTCCAGAGGGTCCAGAGGGTTCAGAGGGTTCAGAGGGTTCAGAGGGTCCAGAGGGTCCCGAGGGTTCAGAGGGTCCAGAGGGTCCAGAGGGTCCAGAGGGTCCAGAGGGTTCAGAGGGTCCAGAGGGTTCAGAGGGTTCAGAGGGTTCAGAGGGTCCAGAGGGTTCAGAGGGTCCAGAGGGTTCAGAGGGTTTAGTTTCCACTCTGTACATCTTGTATA is a genomic window of Labrus mixtus unplaced genomic scaffold, fLabMix1.1 SCAFFOLD_283, whole genome shotgun sequence containing:
- the LOC132960294 gene encoding short-chain collagen C4-like encodes the protein MNLTQMKVLLDEFSRAGSEGSEGSEGSEGPQGPEGPEGPEGSEGPEGSEGSEGPHGPEGSEGSLGPEGSEGSEGPHGPEGPEGPEGSEGSEGPHGLEGSEGPEGSEGSEGPEGSEGSEGPQGPEGPEGSEGSEGSEGSEGPEGPEGSEGSEGPEGPEGSEGPEGSEG